Proteins from one Rosa chinensis cultivar Old Blush chromosome 7, RchiOBHm-V2, whole genome shotgun sequence genomic window:
- the LOC112177756 gene encoding uncharacterized protein LOC112177756: MISNPSISSPNFDDQPEPSESLVVNSQPLEPPNNINALERDPGLRSPIWKYPVNKRASVRKAYILLGPFQPKLSYPLTNHGGQKRRFQSSWFKDNPWLEYSIALDKAYCFPCFLFDTEDSQHHAFTVDGFQTWKRVSVGDNMLIKHEGGLNSPHHATMQKWDLLRNPTKQIETILESRSLKDVEDN; this comes from the coding sequence ATGATTTCTAATCCTTCCATATCCTCTCCAAATTTTGATGATCAACCGGAACCTTCAGAGTCTCTAGTGGTCAATTCTCAACCTTTAGAGCCACCAAATAATATCAATGCTCTTGAACGTGATCCTGGATTACGTTCTCCCATATGGAAATATCCAGTGAATAAGCGTGCTAGTGTTCGAAAAGCCTATATTTTGTTGGGTCCATTTCAGCCTAAGTTATCATATCCACTCACAAATCATGGGGGTCAAAAACGTAGATTTCAGTCTTCTTGGTTCAAGGATAATCCATGGCTTGAATATTCAATTGCTCTTGATAAAGCATATTGCTTCCCTTGTTTCCTTTTTGACACTGAAGATTCTCAGCATCATGCATTCACTGTTGATGGGTTTCAAACTTGGAAGAGGGTTAGCGTTGGTGATAATATGTTGATTAAGCATGAAGGAGGCCTTAACTCTCCGCATCATGCTACAATGCAGAAATGGGATTTATTAAGAAACCCAACcaaacaaattgaaacaattcTTGAGTCCAGGTCACTGAAAGATGTGGAAGACAATTGA